TGAGTTTGCAGCAGTCTCGCAAGGTTTCCTCGACGCCCAGGCCACCATTACATCAAACAACACCAGCCGTTGTACGTGGGGGAATGGTGGGGGCCGCTCTCAGTGGGCCGAGTCTGTCAGCCGAGCCGGGGTGCAGATCGTGCCGACTGCTTTTCGCCGACAGCACAGGCTCAGGTTAGCAATACCGCTCCCGGCCTCCGGCTGCCATGTAAAACCCAGGCCGCTTCACGGCCCAGCAAAGCCCCCACCACGTTTCCAGTTCCGCTGTAAGCGCCAATGGCCCACACGTCGGGCCGCACCTCCTCGGCAATGGGCAGCCCGTTCGCGCTGTAGCCCACCGAGGCGGCCCAGCGGTGGGTAATGGGGGCCTCGATACCAAGTTGATGCAAAAGCGCCTCCAGGCGATGCTGCACCGTATCGCTGGGTTCATTCTGGGCCGTCCACTCGGCCTCGCCTCCGGCGTCGCGCATACCTCCCAGCGCGATGCGTCCATCGGGCAACTGCTGCCAGTAGTCGTATCCCCAGCGGCGATAGACAGGCCGCTTATAGCGCCGGGCTACCGGAGCCGTAGCCAGCATTTGCAAGCGGGCGGTGCGTACCCGGCCCTTTAGTTCGGGCAGCAGATGCTCGAGCCTCCCGTCCACCGCCACCAGTACCTTCTGGCAGCGTATGCACCCCTGGAGGGTTTGCACTTCCTGGCCACTAATCTTGTGTGCAGGGGTATTTTCAAAAAGCCGGGCCCCCGCCTCCAGGGCTTGTCGCGCTAATGTCCGACAGCGCTGCAGGGGATTGAAAGCAGCATCACTGGGAATCAGCAAGCCCTGCCCCTCTGGGCCTTCGTAGGGTTCGGCCTCAAACCCGTCGGCCCTGAGGGCCTTTAGGTGAGCGGCACAGTCCTGCAGTTCCTCCTCCGAGGCCGCAATGCGCAGCGAACCCACCGGCCAGATGGCCTCTGGTGTCTCGCGCTGCATATGGGCGATCTGCTCGAGGGTAGCCTGGTAGAGCCTTCGGGCAAGCGCAGGCCCGTGCTCGGCCACACTCTGGTGGTAAAACTTAGCCACCCCAGCCAGCAAGAACCCCCCATTGCGGCCTGCCGCCCCGCCCGCCACCGAGCCCGCATCTATCCCCACCACGGTTCGCCCCAGCCTTAGAAGCTCGAGGATGGCCGAAAGTCCCGAACCCCCCAAGCCCACCACGCAAAACTCGCTCTCGAGGTTCCCTTCCAGGTGTGGCAGGGGATGCCAGTTTCCATCATCCCAAACGGGTGTGTTCATCCCTTTAGCATATGGCTGCTAGCCGGGATTTCGCCACTCAGGAACGCTCTAGGGTCTGGGCTTCTGGCGCTGTTGCTGAAAAGCAAGAAAAATAACCTGGGTTTCCCCAGGCCTAGTCTTGGTCTGGCTTTCTGGTGGAGGCGAAGGGATTTGAACCCCCGACCTTGTCCTTGCAAAGGACCTGCTCTCCCGCTGAGCTACGCCCCCAGGGGCCAAACAGCACCAAGGAGTATAGCAATGTTTGGGACTTCCGTAAAGTGTCTCTCTCGGTTATACTCCTCCTTTGGGTGTGCCAAGCGCTGCCTGGGGTTAGGGAACGGTACCCAGGGCAAAAGCGCAGACTGCACAAATTAACGCCCGCTCCAACCGTCCCGTCAGGAGAAACTATGGCTGTCAACGTAAGCATCAAGGAACTGCTCGAGGCCGGTGTGCACTTCGGCCACGAAACCAAGCGCTGGAACCCCAAGATGAAGCGCTACATCTATGCCGAGCGCAACGGCATTTTCATTATTGACCTGCAAAAAAGCATGGTTGAGCTCGAGCGCACCTTCAAGTATGTGCAGGACCTGGCCATGCGGGGGGCCACTATCCTCTACGTAGGCACCAAAAAGCAAGCCCAAGAAATCATCCAGCAGGAAGCCGACCGAGCTGGGATGCCTTATGTCAACCAGCGCTGGCTGGGTGGGATGCTGACCAATTTCCGCACCATCACTGCTCAGGTAAACCGCTTAGCCGAGCTCGAGGCCCTCTTTGCCTCCGATGAAATCAAAGAGCGGGTCAAGACCGAGCAGGTGAAACTTCAGCACGAGCTCGAGCGCTTGCAAAAAAACCTTGGTGGTTTCCGCAAGCTGCGCCGTCTGCCCGACGCCATTTTCGTAGTAGACCCCACCAAGGAAGCCATCGCCGTTAAGGAAGCCCGCAAACTGGGCATTCCGGTGATCGCCCTGGCCGATACCGACTCCGACCCCGATGTCTGCGACTACATCGTTCCCGGCAACGACGACGCCATCCGCTCGATTCAGCTCATCGTAAGCCGCATGACCGACCTGATTGTGGAGGCTCGTGGCGGCGGACGTGAGGTTTCTGCCGCTGCCAGCAGCGACCAGGCCACTGAAGTAGCCGAAGCGTAAGCAGGGCCAGGCGTCGCCAACGAGAGCCATAAGTGCTCGGGCACGCCCACCCACTTAGCGCCACTCATGCGCAAAAATCGTACAAGAGGTGAAACCAATGACACAACTTGAGCAAATCAAAAAACTCCGCGAGCAAACCGGCGCTGGCATGAGCGATGTCAAGAAAGCCCTGGAAGATGCAGGCTGGGACATGGAAAAAGCCACCACTCTGCTGCGCGAACGGGGCGCCCTCAAAGCCGCCAAAAAAGCCGATCGCGAGGCCCGGGAGGGCATCATCGGTTCCTACATCCACCACAACCAGCGGGTGGGGGTGCTGGTCGAGCTCAACTCCGAAACCGATTTCGTAGCCCGCAACGAAGAGTTCCAGCGTCTGGCCAAGGACATCGCCATGCACATCGCCATGGCCAACCCTCGTTACGTTAGCATCGAGGAAGTTTCTCAGGAAGACCTCGAGAAAGAAAAAGCCATCTATATTCAGCAGCTCCTCAACGAAGGCAAGCCGCAGAACATCGCCGAAAAGGCCGCCGAGGGCCGCCTTAAGAAATTCTACGAGGAGATGGTTCTTTTAGAGCAGCCTTTCGTAAAAGACGATAAAATCAAGGTGGGCGACTTGATCAAGGCCGCTATCGCCAAGATTGGTGAAAACATCCAGATCAAGCGCTTCTGCCGATTTGAAGTTGGAGCGTAGGGCATGGGCAGCCAGGGTCGAGAGTCGCAAGGCTTTCGACCCTTTGCTTTTGCAAGGGGCAGACGGACTTTGGTCGAGAGCGGTCGTACCTAAATACAGCTATTACCCTGCCCAACAACAAGCTGCGGCAAAGGGGGCCGGATGAAATACAAGCGGGTTCTGCTCAAACTATCGGGTGAATTTATGAGTGGCAATGGGTTTGGTATCCAGCCCGAGGCCACCAAAGCGCTGGCTCAAGAGGTGGCCAAGGCCCATCAGCTTGGTGTGCAGGTCGCGATTGTGGTAGGTGGTGGCAATTTCTGGCGTGGAGCACGCCAGGGGGTGGGCATGGATCGCGCCAGCGCCGATTACATTGGGATGCTGGCCACCATCATGAATGCGCTGGCTTTGCAGGATGCGCTCGAGTACATCGGTGTGCCAACACGTGTTCAGACCTCACTAACCATTCAGCAGGTAGCCGAACCCTACATAAGACGACGGGCCATCCGACATCTGGAAAAAGGCCGGGTGGTTATTTTTGGTGGTGGAACCGGCAACCCCTTTGTTACCACCGATACCGCCGCAGCCCTGCGTGGCCTGGAGATGAACGTGGACGCCGTACTGATGGCTAAAAATAAGGTGGACGGGGTCTATAGCGACGACCCCCGAAAGAACCCAGAAGCCAGGAAGTTCGACGACCTCACCTACCATCAAGCCCTGGTCGAGGGCCTGCAGGTTATGGATGCTACGGCCATGGCTTTATGCCAGGAACAAAACATGCCCATCGTGGTCTTCGATATGTTTACCGAGGGCAATTTAGAGAGAATCATCAGGGGTGAGCGGGTAGGAACCCTGGTGCACAGCTAGCGTCTTGCCCAGCCCTGGCCGCGCTCCCCGGCAGTTCAGGAGGGTTGCCCCAACCGTCAAACTCGCGCCCATCTGGCACTTTTAGGGGTAAGCTATCCCAGACCCAGGAGGGAATCATGCTCAAAGACCTGTACAACGAAACCAGACAGCACATGCAAAAATCGCTGGAAGCCCTCGAGCACCACCTCGCCACCATGCGTACCGGAAGGGCCAATCCCGCCATTCTCAGCAACATCAAAGTGGAGTATTACGGTTCCGCCATGCCCCTGAACCAGGTCGGTACAGTCTCTTCGCCAGACCCCCGCACCCTGGTGATTCAGTCGTGGGATCCGGGCATGCTCAAGGAGATCGAAAAAGCCATCCGCGACTCCGATCTTGGCCTGAACCCCACCAACAAAGGCGATGCGTTGTACATTAACATTCCGCCCTTAACCGAAGAACGCCGCCGCGATCTGGTCAAGTCGGTCAAACATTACGCAGAAGAAGCCCGTATCGCCGTGCGAAACATCCGGCGCGAAGCGCTGGACAAGACCAAAAAGTTGGAAAAAGACCTGCACCTCTCCGAAGACGAGATCAAACGCGCCGAGGCCGAAATTCAAAAAATCACCGACGAGTTCATTCATAAAATTGACGAGGCCCTGAACAAAAAAGAGCAGGAAATTCTGAAGGGCTGAGGTACCTGTCCACAAGCCCCCTCCGGATCGCCGCCAAAACCTGCTGATATCCTTTAACCCGTGGTGCCCGAAGCCCGACCAGACCCCTCGCTGCCCACCCGTGTGATCTCCTCACTGATCGGGGTGGTGGTGTTGTTTGTGGTGCTGTGGGAAGGTCGCGTTTTTATGTTTTTGGCCCTGGTATTCATCCTGGTGGTGGGTTCGCTCGAGCTCCGCTATATGCTTCGCAACAAGGGCATCGAGCTGAATATGGCCTTCCTGATTGGCGGGGGGCTGGTCATGCTGCTCTTCAGCCTGCCCCAGCTCCACGACATCTACCCCGGCGTGCCCTGGCGGGAAATTGCCTTAGGCCTGGTGCTGATTGGTGCATTTAGCTCGGAGCTAATCGTTGGCGCCAACATCCAGCGGTTTGCCTACAGCCTGATGGCCTTTTTGTACCTGCCCTGGACCCTGGGGTTTTTCCTGCTGTTGCGCCACTCCCCCGACGGCAACGTGGGGCTTTGGATTCTGGCGCTGCCTTTGATTACTAGCTTTGCCAACGATATTGGGGGCTATTTTGTGGGGCGTTACCTGGGAAAGCGCAAATTGGCACCCACCATAAGCCCCGGCAAAACCGTCGAAGGCTCCATTGGCGGTATTGTCACCAGCTTTGTACTGCTGTTCCTTTTTACCACCATCGTGCGCTCGGCCTATCCCGAAAGCCCCTTCGCCTTATTCAGGCCGGTAGAGTTGTTTGTGGTCAACCTGGTGCTCTCTTTTGCCGCCCAGCTCGGCGACCTGACCGAATCCATGCTCAAGCGCTACTGCGGCGTAAAGGACTCAGGTCACTTCCTGCCAGGCCACGGCGGTCTGCTCGACCGCCTGGACTCGCACCTGTTCACTGTGCCCCTCACCTACTATCTGCTGACCATCTTCATGTAGTGAGCAAAGCGGGT
The Meiothermus cerbereus DSM 11376 genome window above contains:
- a CDS encoding NAD(P)/FAD-dependent oxidoreductase; the encoded protein is MNTPVWDDGNWHPLPHLEGNLESEFCVVGLGGSGLSAILELLRLGRTVVGIDAGSVAGGAAGRNGGFLLAGVAKFYHQSVAEHGPALARRLYQATLEQIAHMQRETPEAIWPVGSLRIAASEEELQDCAAHLKALRADGFEAEPYEGPEGQGLLIPSDAAFNPLQRCRTLARQALEAGARLFENTPAHKISGQEVQTLQGCIRCQKVLVAVDGRLEHLLPELKGRVRTARLQMLATAPVARRYKRPVYRRWGYDYWQQLPDGRIALGGMRDAGGEAEWTAQNEPSDTVQHRLEALLHQLGIEAPITHRWAASVGYSANGLPIAEEVRPDVWAIGAYSGTGNVVGALLGREAAWVLHGSRRPGAVLLT
- the rpsB gene encoding 30S ribosomal protein S2 → MAVNVSIKELLEAGVHFGHETKRWNPKMKRYIYAERNGIFIIDLQKSMVELERTFKYVQDLAMRGATILYVGTKKQAQEIIQQEADRAGMPYVNQRWLGGMLTNFRTITAQVNRLAELEALFASDEIKERVKTEQVKLQHELERLQKNLGGFRKLRRLPDAIFVVDPTKEAIAVKEARKLGIPVIALADTDSDPDVCDYIVPGNDDAIRSIQLIVSRMTDLIVEARGGGREVSAAASSDQATEVAEA
- the tsf gene encoding translation elongation factor Ts; the protein is MTQLEQIKKLREQTGAGMSDVKKALEDAGWDMEKATTLLRERGALKAAKKADREAREGIIGSYIHHNQRVGVLVELNSETDFVARNEEFQRLAKDIAMHIAMANPRYVSIEEVSQEDLEKEKAIYIQQLLNEGKPQNIAEKAAEGRLKKFYEEMVLLEQPFVKDDKIKVGDLIKAAIAKIGENIQIKRFCRFEVGA
- the pyrH gene encoding UMP kinase is translated as MKYKRVLLKLSGEFMSGNGFGIQPEATKALAQEVAKAHQLGVQVAIVVGGGNFWRGARQGVGMDRASADYIGMLATIMNALALQDALEYIGVPTRVQTSLTIQQVAEPYIRRRAIRHLEKGRVVIFGGGTGNPFVTTDTAAALRGLEMNVDAVLMAKNKVDGVYSDDPRKNPEARKFDDLTYHQALVEGLQVMDATAMALCQEQNMPIVVFDMFTEGNLERIIRGERVGTLVHS
- the frr gene encoding ribosome recycling factor: MMLKDLYNETRQHMQKSLEALEHHLATMRTGRANPAILSNIKVEYYGSAMPLNQVGTVSSPDPRTLVIQSWDPGMLKEIEKAIRDSDLGLNPTNKGDALYINIPPLTEERRRDLVKSVKHYAEEARIAVRNIRREALDKTKKLEKDLHLSEDEIKRAEAEIQKITDEFIHKIDEALNKKEQEILKG
- a CDS encoding phosphatidate cytidylyltransferase, with protein sequence MVPEARPDPSLPTRVISSLIGVVVLFVVLWEGRVFMFLALVFILVVGSLELRYMLRNKGIELNMAFLIGGGLVMLLFSLPQLHDIYPGVPWREIALGLVLIGAFSSELIVGANIQRFAYSLMAFLYLPWTLGFFLLLRHSPDGNVGLWILALPLITSFANDIGGYFVGRYLGKRKLAPTISPGKTVEGSIGGIVTSFVLLFLFTTIVRSAYPESPFALFRPVELFVVNLVLSFAAQLGDLTESMLKRYCGVKDSGHFLPGHGGLLDRLDSHLFTVPLTYYLLTIFM